Proteins from one Mucilaginibacter jinjuensis genomic window:
- a CDS encoding AMP nucleosidase, which yields MNEEIEAKKNPIEEQTNQVKEVQSPVKAGLKTKESIVANWLPRYTGRPLSDFGQYIILTNFSKYLQLFSTWNNDAPIMGLDKPMQSVTANGITIINFGMGSSVAATVMDLLTAIKPKAVIFLGKCGGLKKKNNVGDLILPIAAIRGEGTSNDYLPAEVPALPAFALQKAISTTMRDFGKDYWTGTCYTTNRRVWEHDKEFKKYLKTLRAMAVDMETATIFTTGFANKIPTGALLLVSDQPMIPEGVKTAESDSKVTESYVETHLKIGIESLKQLINNGLTVKHLKF from the coding sequence ATGAACGAAGAAATCGAAGCAAAAAAGAATCCAATTGAAGAACAAACCAACCAGGTTAAAGAAGTTCAATCACCAGTTAAAGCAGGCTTAAAAACAAAAGAATCAATTGTAGCCAATTGGTTGCCACGTTATACCGGCCGCCCGCTGAGTGATTTTGGACAGTACATTATCCTGACTAATTTTTCAAAGTACCTGCAGTTATTCTCTACCTGGAATAACGATGCACCAATTATGGGCCTGGATAAACCCATGCAAAGCGTTACGGCTAACGGCATCACTATCATCAACTTTGGTATGGGAAGCTCGGTAGCAGCAACTGTAATGGATCTGCTAACCGCCATTAAACCCAAAGCAGTTATATTTTTAGGTAAATGCGGTGGTTTGAAAAAGAAGAATAACGTAGGCGACCTGATCCTGCCAATCGCGGCCATCAGGGGCGAAGGTACATCAAACGATTACCTGCCGGCAGAAGTGCCTGCGCTACCAGCTTTCGCATTGCAAAAAGCAATATCAACCACCATGCGCGATTTTGGTAAGGATTACTGGACAGGTACCTGCTATACCACCAACCGCCGCGTTTGGGAACATGATAAAGAATTTAAGAAATATCTGAAAACCCTGCGTGCCATGGCTGTAGATATGGAAACAGCAACTATATTTACTACAGGTTTCGCTAATAAGATCCCGACTGGGGCGTTGCTACTGGTATCAGATCAGCCGATGATCCCGGAAGGGGTGAAGACTGCAGAAAGTGACTCGAAAGTAACCGAGAGTTATGTGGAAACACATTTGAAGATCGGTATCGAATCATTGAAACAGTTGATCAACAACGGGCTTACTGTGAAGCACTTAAAATTCTAA
- the clpX gene encoding ATP-dependent Clp protease ATP-binding subunit ClpX encodes MNKNSKEIRCSFCGAGKQDSLMLIAGLDAHICDKCVNQANEILAEELKVRKVKASPAAPTMLKPAEIKSHLDEYVIGQDDAKKILSVAVYNHYKRLNQRIEKDEVEIEKSNIIMVGETGTGKTLLAKTIAKVLNVPFCICDATVLTEAGYVGEDVESILTRLLQAADYDVTAAEKGIVYIDEVDKIARKSDNASITRDVSGEGVQQALLKILEGTMVNVPPQGGRKHPDQKMITVNTSNILFICGGAFDGIDRKIANRLRTQTVGYKLKHDDGEVDMKNLYKYITPQDLKSFGLIPELIGRLPILTYLNPLDRDALQNILTEPKNSLLKQYKKLFEYEGVKLEFETDVLDFIVDKAMEFKLGARGLRSICEAIMIDAMFEFPSQKDVKRLNVTLDYAHEKFEKSDLKKLKVA; translated from the coding sequence ATGAATAAGAACAGCAAGGAAATCAGGTGTTCATTTTGTGGCGCCGGTAAACAGGATTCCCTGATGCTGATAGCGGGGCTTGATGCACACATTTGTGATAAATGCGTTAACCAGGCCAATGAAATTTTAGCTGAGGAACTTAAAGTACGTAAAGTAAAGGCTTCGCCTGCTGCACCTACTATGCTTAAACCGGCCGAGATTAAATCTCACCTGGATGAGTATGTAATAGGCCAGGACGATGCTAAAAAGATATTGTCTGTAGCGGTTTATAACCACTACAAACGCTTAAACCAACGCATAGAAAAAGATGAAGTTGAGATTGAAAAATCGAACATCATTATGGTTGGCGAGACCGGTACAGGTAAAACTTTACTGGCAAAAACCATTGCAAAAGTATTAAACGTACCGTTTTGTATTTGCGATGCTACCGTACTTACCGAAGCCGGTTATGTAGGCGAAGACGTGGAAAGTATACTTACCCGTTTGCTGCAAGCCGCAGATTATGACGTTACAGCTGCCGAAAAAGGCATAGTATATATAGATGAGGTTGATAAAATTGCCCGCAAGAGCGATAATGCCTCTATTACCCGCGATGTATCTGGCGAGGGCGTGCAACAAGCGCTTTTGAAGATACTGGAAGGTACCATGGTAAACGTACCACCACAAGGTGGCCGTAAACACCCGGATCAAAAAATGATTACGGTGAATACCAGCAACATCCTGTTTATTTGCGGTGGCGCGTTCGACGGTATTGATCGTAAGATTGCCAACCGTTTACGTACCCAAACAGTAGGTTACAAGTTAAAGCACGACGATGGCGAGGTTGACATGAAAAACCTTTACAAGTACATCACACCACAGGATTTAAAATCTTTTGGTTTGATTCCTGAGTTGATCGGTCGTTTGCCAATCCTTACTTACTTGAACCCGCTTGACCGTGATGCATTGCAGAATATTTTAACCGAGCCTAAAAACTCGCTGTTGAAACAATACAAAAAATTGTTTGAATACGAAGGTGTTAAATTGGAGTTTGAAACAGATGTGCTTGATTTCATCGTTGATAAAGCAATGGAATTTAAGTTAGGTGCACGTGGTTTACGCTCAATTTGTGAGGCTATCATGATTGATGCGATGTTTGAGTTCCCATCTCAAAAAGATGTGAAACGCCTGAACGTTACGCTTGATTACGCACACGAGAAGTTTGAAAAGTCGGACCTTAAAAAGCTGAAAGTAGCTTAG
- the clpP gene encoding ATP-dependent Clp endopeptidase proteolytic subunit ClpP has product MNNINKDEFRKYAVKHHRINSLFVDKFISSVEHKMMPTAIHRPVDMTPYIIEERQLNVAQMDVFSRLMMDRIIFLGDAIYENIANIIQAQLLFLQSADAKRDIQIYINSPGGSVYAGLGIYDTMQFVSNDVATICTGMAASMAAVLLCAGADGKRAALPHSRVMIHQPLGGAQGQASDIEITAREIQKLKVELYEIISKHSGAPYQKVWDASDRDHWMIAEEAKEFGMVDEILRGAHEK; this is encoded by the coding sequence ATGAATAATATTAATAAAGACGAGTTCAGAAAATACGCCGTTAAACACCACCGTATTAACAGCCTGTTTGTAGATAAATTTATATCGAGCGTTGAGCATAAAATGATGCCTACCGCTATTCACCGCCCGGTTGACATGACTCCTTACATCATCGAGGAACGTCAACTGAATGTAGCACAAATGGACGTTTTCTCTCGTTTAATGATGGACCGTATCATCTTTTTAGGTGATGCCATTTATGAAAACATTGCCAACATTATCCAGGCACAATTACTGTTTTTACAGTCTGCAGATGCTAAACGCGATATCCAGATCTACATTAACTCACCAGGTGGATCGGTTTATGCAGGTTTAGGTATCTATGATACCATGCAATTTGTATCAAACGATGTGGCTACTATTTGTACAGGCATGGCTGCTTCTATGGCTGCTGTACTATTATGTGCCGGTGCCGATGGCAAACGCGCTGCTTTACCTCACTCACGCGTAATGATTCACCAACCACTGGGTGGTGCACAAGGCCAGGCTTCTGATATCGAGATCACAGCTCGCGAAATTCAGAAACTGAAAGTTGAGTTGTACGAAATTATCTCTAAACACAGTGGTGCACCTTACCAAAAAGTTTGGGATGCATCAGACCGCGACCATTGGATGATTGCTGAAGAAGCAAAAGAATTTGGTATGGTTGATGAGATTTTACGTGGCGCACACGAGAAATAA
- the tig gene encoding trigger factor yields the protein MNISQEKTGKLNAVISINLNPEDYQPRVEKAIKEQAKKAKIPGFRPGMVPTSHVKRMYGKSILLDEINNLLSDTLNNYLTEEKLEVLGQPLPKVDDKVEYNWDFNDKFEFNYEVGLAPEFSVEFSKDDKLDQYVIKVDDETLDSRIKNLRRSYGKMTNPDVSADGDVLYGDLAQLSPDGSVFEGGITQTASVRIEQIQDEKIKASLIGLKKGDVVEFDIQKAYNNDAAKIAGLLKIEEDAAADLKSNFSLTVKNVNRLDESDLDQAFFDKIFGEGTDVTTEEQFRAKITEELESMMVQDADRKLQNDLYNYSIEKIKFELPDEFLKRWLKATNEKLTDEELAGGYDDFAKNLKWTLITNKIVTNNDLKIEYKEVFEQAKRQLDAQFRMYSPQPLPEEQLAQYTVQFLQDKENANRMFEEAKAIKVLDYLKGIITLNKKDITFKEFSELAEA from the coding sequence ATGAACATCTCACAGGAAAAAACAGGTAAGCTTAATGCTGTTATCTCCATTAACCTTAATCCTGAAGATTACCAGCCACGTGTTGAAAAAGCGATAAAAGAACAGGCTAAGAAGGCTAAAATTCCAGGATTTCGTCCAGGTATGGTGCCAACATCTCACGTAAAAAGAATGTATGGTAAAAGCATTTTGCTTGATGAGATCAATAACCTGTTATCAGATACATTAAACAACTACTTAACCGAAGAAAAACTGGAAGTATTGGGCCAGCCATTACCTAAAGTTGATGATAAGGTTGAATATAACTGGGATTTTAATGACAAATTTGAGTTTAACTACGAAGTAGGTTTGGCTCCGGAATTTAGCGTTGAATTTTCTAAAGATGATAAGTTAGACCAATACGTTATCAAAGTTGATGACGAAACGTTAGACTCTCGTATCAAAAACCTGCGTCGTAGCTATGGAAAGATGACAAATCCTGACGTATCGGCAGATGGTGACGTTCTTTATGGCGATTTAGCGCAGCTTTCACCAGATGGTTCTGTTTTTGAAGGTGGTATTACACAAACTGCTTCTGTTCGTATCGAGCAAATCCAGGATGAAAAAATTAAAGCATCACTGATTGGTTTAAAGAAAGGTGATGTTGTTGAATTTGATATTCAAAAAGCATATAACAATGATGCTGCAAAAATTGCCGGTCTGTTAAAGATCGAAGAAGATGCAGCTGCTGATCTGAAATCTAACTTCAGCCTAACTGTTAAAAATGTTAACCGTTTAGATGAAAGCGACCTGGATCAGGCGTTCTTTGATAAAATATTTGGTGAAGGTACTGATGTAACTACCGAAGAGCAATTCAGAGCTAAGATTACCGAAGAGCTGGAAAGCATGATGGTGCAGGATGCAGATCGTAAACTGCAAAACGACCTTTATAACTACAGCATCGAGAAAATTAAATTTGAATTGCCTGATGAGTTTTTAAAACGCTGGTTAAAAGCAACCAACGAAAAATTAACTGACGAAGAGTTAGCAGGTGGTTACGATGATTTTGCTAAAAACTTAAAATGGACTTTGATCACCAATAAAATTGTGACCAACAATGATTTGAAGATCGAGTACAAAGAAGTTTTTGAACAAGCAAAACGCCAGCTTGATGCACAGTTCCGCATGTATAGCCCGCAACCGCTTCCTGAAGAGCAACTAGCACAATACACTGTACAATTTTTACAGGATAAAGAAAATGCTAACCGCATGTTCGAAGAGGCAAAAGCTATTAAAGTGTTAGATTACCTGAAAGGCATTATCACTTTAAACAAAAAGGACATCACATTTAAAGAGTTTTCTGAGCTTGCAGAAGCATAA
- a CDS encoding head GIN domain-containing protein: MKKLIVIPSFIMAIALLCTLSACRNNCIKGSGNENTETRKFGDFKSIEIQGAFNVVLKQDSSMGVKITADDNLLKYIRTGVSGGKLHIYSKKNFCSKGPITINIGVGRLESLSADGAIELNSDGKINTDNLRLSLSGGNKITLNLNAADFSVDGSGANELFLTGQAAAAKSSFTGSGKLHAFDFVVGDYDLSTTGASNCEINVLKSLKVSTMGASDIKYKGNPANIQNEKSGASKLTKVD, from the coding sequence ATGAAAAAGCTAATAGTAATCCCTTCATTTATAATGGCCATTGCCTTGTTGTGTACACTCTCTGCGTGCAGAAACAATTGTATTAAAGGCTCGGGCAATGAAAATACAGAAACCCGCAAGTTTGGCGATTTTAAAAGCATAGAAATTCAGGGTGCTTTTAATGTAGTACTTAAACAGGATAGCAGCATGGGCGTTAAAATTACTGCCGATGATAACCTGTTAAAATATATCAGAACAGGTGTAAGCGGCGGCAAATTGCACATTTACTCTAAAAAGAACTTTTGTTCTAAAGGCCCCATCACCATTAACATCGGTGTAGGCAGGCTCGAATCACTATCTGCAGATGGTGCAATTGAGTTAAATAGCGACGGTAAAATCAATACTGATAATTTAAGATTGTCTCTATCTGGCGGTAACAAAATTACACTGAATTTAAACGCCGCCGATTTCTCTGTTGATGGCAGCGGCGCTAACGAGCTCTTTTTAACCGGCCAGGCGGCTGCAGCAAAAAGTAGCTTCACCGGCAGCGGCAAGTTACATGCCTTTGATTTTGTAGTTGGCGATTACGACCTGAGTACCACAGGTGCCAGCAACTGCGAAATTAACGTACTAAAAAGTTTAAAAGTTAGCACAATGGGTGCCTCAGATATTAAATATAAAGGCAACCCGGCTAATATCCAGAATGAAAAATCAGGCGCTTCGAAATTGACGAAGGTTGATTAA
- a CDS encoding GIN domain-containing protein gives MKTQILTIAAVLSLALATSTNTFAATHSSSTSTVLTDVKHINKIDVRGNVELYVSDGTTDNVKVYDKYYSENAFVQNQNGVLRIASYKKEKLVIWVTAAELQSITAYDNASVKSFGKLNSINLEVNLYNRAAANLEMEAYSANINVNDQATANLTGTVNDCNLKYNQSATVNSTKFVATNMVRKVSSDGFAKAEQVAGL, from the coding sequence ATGAAAACTCAAATCTTAACCATTGCAGCAGTGTTATCATTAGCATTAGCAACCAGCACAAACACATTCGCAGCAACTCATAGCAGCAGCACCAGCACCGTATTAACAGATGTAAAACATATCAACAAAATAGATGTTCGCGGTAACGTTGAATTATACGTATCAGATGGCACAACCGATAATGTAAAAGTATACGATAAATACTACAGCGAAAATGCTTTTGTACAAAACCAAAACGGCGTGTTACGCATCGCATCATACAAAAAAGAAAAATTGGTGATTTGGGTAACCGCAGCCGAATTACAAAGCATCACCGCTTATGATAATGCTTCAGTAAAATCATTCGGCAAATTAAACAGCATTAACCTGGAAGTTAACCTTTACAACCGCGCAGCCGCTAACCTTGAAATGGAAGCTTACAGTGCAAACATCAATGTAAACGATCAGGCTACTGCCAACTTAACAGGTACTGTAAACGATTGTAACTTAAAATACAACCAGTCTGCCACAGTAAACAGCACCAAATTTGTAGCCACCAACATGGTTCGTAAAGTAAGCTCCGATGGCTTTGCAAAAGCAGAACAAGTAGCCGGTTTATAA
- a CDS encoding RecQ family ATP-dependent DNA helicase, whose amino-acid sequence MTIQEILKQYWNHQHFRPLQEEIISAVLDGKDALALLPTGGGKSVCFQVPAMAMDGICLVISPLIALMKDQVENLRAKGINAISIVSGMSRREIDLALDNCIYGDVKFLYLSPERLLSELVQERIKYMRVNLIAVDEAHCISQWGYDFRPSYLHIAELRNLHPQVPILALTATATVNVKIDIIEKLQLRNAVTFQQSFERKNISYLVEYEENKLRRMLQVARGAKGSGIIYVRSRKDTFELAQFLNQNGLRADYYHAGLSSDLRSSKQNNWKNNLTNIMVATNAFGMGIDKPDVRFVIHRDLPESLEAYYQEAGRAGRDEKRAYAVLLYNSADKVLMEKKFEASYPTLEEMKQVYHYLANYFQLAYGAGEGLSFDFDLKDFCSKFKLDAIKTLNALKFLEQDEYLSVNESVFLPSRFRFEVMNEQLYNFQIQNPAWDPFIKVLLRSYGGAFDHYINIREFDISKRTGTTVQMIIDNLNQLQDFGVLNYLPQTDKPQITYLKPRQTGANMLISINYINERKQLYRDKMEAVFHYTEAQKCRSQLLLAYFDEYDAPKCSLCDICLQEKRQNNRQEIAENLATEIIQQLTTSPLTLDQLITALNGNHQNEKLAAIRLLLDAGKVKTNGDVYYL is encoded by the coding sequence ATGACGATACAAGAAATTTTAAAGCAATACTGGAACCATCAACACTTTCGCCCGCTGCAGGAGGAAATTATTTCTGCCGTGCTGGATGGCAAGGATGCGCTGGCTTTATTGCCTACAGGTGGTGGTAAGTCGGTTTGCTTCCAGGTGCCTGCTATGGCGATGGATGGTATTTGTCTGGTGATCTCTCCATTGATTGCCTTGATGAAAGACCAGGTAGAGAACCTGCGTGCTAAAGGGATTAACGCCATATCTATTGTATCAGGCATGAGCAGGCGGGAAATTGATCTGGCATTAGATAATTGTATTTACGGCGATGTAAAGTTTCTATACCTCTCACCCGAGCGTTTATTGTCTGAGTTGGTGCAGGAACGTATCAAGTATATGAGGGTAAACCTCATTGCGGTTGATGAAGCGCATTGTATCTCGCAATGGGGTTACGATTTCCGTCCGTCATACCTACATATTGCCGAGCTGCGCAACCTGCATCCGCAAGTACCTATACTGGCGCTTACGGCAACCGCCACGGTAAATGTTAAGATTGATATTATTGAGAAGCTGCAATTGCGAAATGCAGTTACGTTTCAGCAAAGTTTCGAACGTAAAAATATCAGTTACCTGGTAGAATATGAGGAGAATAAACTCCGCCGGATGTTGCAGGTTGCCCGTGGTGCCAAAGGCAGCGGCATTATATATGTACGCAGCCGTAAAGACACTTTTGAGCTGGCGCAATTTTTAAATCAGAATGGTTTACGTGCCGATTATTATCACGCCGGTTTATCGTCAGACCTAAGATCATCCAAACAGAACAACTGGAAAAATAACCTTACCAATATAATGGTAGCCACCAATGCTTTCGGAATGGGGATTGATAAGCCGGATGTAAGGTTTGTGATCCACCGCGATCTGCCCGAGAGCCTGGAAGCGTATTACCAGGAAGCAGGCAGGGCTGGTCGGGATGAGAAGCGTGCCTACGCCGTACTCCTATATAATAGTGCCGATAAGGTGCTGATGGAGAAAAAATTTGAGGCCAGTTACCCAACCCTCGAAGAAATGAAGCAGGTATACCATTACCTAGCTAATTACTTTCAACTGGCCTACGGTGCAGGCGAGGGGCTGAGTTTTGATTTCGACCTGAAAGATTTTTGCAGCAAGTTTAAGCTCGATGCCATCAAAACTTTAAATGCCTTGAAGTTTCTGGAGCAGGATGAATACCTGTCTGTTAACGAGAGTGTATTTCTGCCATCACGTTTCCGTTTCGAGGTAATGAATGAGCAGCTGTATAACTTCCAGATCCAAAACCCGGCATGGGATCCTTTTATTAAGGTATTGCTGAGGTCTTATGGTGGTGCATTCGACCACTATATTAATATCCGCGAATTCGATATCTCCAAACGAACGGGTACCACGGTGCAGATGATCATCGATAACCTGAACCAGTTGCAGGATTTTGGTGTGCTCAATTATCTCCCTCAAACCGATAAACCACAGATCACTTATTTAAAGCCCCGGCAAACCGGTGCTAATATGCTCATCAGCATTAACTATATTAATGAGCGCAAGCAGCTGTACCGCGATAAAATGGAAGCCGTGTTTCATTATACCGAAGCCCAGAAATGCCGCAGTCAGTTATTGTTAGCTTATTTTGATGAGTATGATGCGCCCAAATGCAGCCTCTGCGATATATGCCTGCAAGAGAAACGCCAAAACAACCGTCAGGAAATAGCCGAAAACCTCGCTACAGAGATCATTCAGCAGCTTACCACATCACCCTTAACCCTCGATCAGCTGATTACCGCGCTCAACGGTAATCACCAAAACGAAAAACTGGCCGCCATCAGGCTGTTATTAGATGCCGGGAAGGTAAAAACCAACGGCGATGTGTATTATTTATAG
- a CDS encoding alpha/beta hydrolase, producing MKKKYFFCAFLLFAQTFLITAQPKITFNLHAPAAKNGAESKLYLAGSFNSWQAADTAFKLQQISEGTYRLTTRLKPGLYEFKVTRGSWETVECDATGNGLTNRQIYLKKDTTINITAAAWQDNFPKAEKQHTATAQVHIISEHFDMPQLSRQRRVWIYLPKDYETTKRKYPVLYMHDGQNLFDNYTSGYGEWGVDELMDKVPEKDQCIIIGIDHGGDYRISEYNPYDSKYGKGQGDAYVEFLVKTLKPYIDQHYKTLTDAGHTAIAGSSMGGLISMYAELKYREVFGQAGIFSPAFWIAPPIYDFAQKQKVNAKARFYFVCGDAESDDMVADMQKMAELMQAKGINKVSTPTVIIKGAQHNEKQWNGDFPAFYSWLVEGFK from the coding sequence ATGAAAAAAAAATATTTTTTCTGCGCGTTTTTGCTTTTCGCGCAAACTTTTTTGATTACGGCACAGCCCAAAATCACCTTTAACCTGCATGCGCCGGCTGCCAAAAATGGAGCGGAAAGCAAGCTTTATTTGGCAGGCAGTTTTAATAGTTGGCAGGCGGCAGATACTGCTTTTAAATTGCAGCAAATAAGTGAGGGTACTTACCGGCTAACAACCCGGTTAAAACCTGGCTTATACGAGTTTAAGGTAACCCGCGGCAGTTGGGAAACTGTTGAATGCGATGCCACGGGAAATGGCCTAACTAACAGGCAAATTTATTTGAAGAAGGATACTACCATTAATATTACTGCGGCAGCCTGGCAGGATAACTTCCCTAAAGCAGAGAAACAGCACACAGCCACAGCACAGGTACATATTATTAGTGAACATTTTGATATGCCGCAACTGAGCAGGCAACGCCGGGTATGGATCTACCTGCCCAAAGATTATGAAACCACTAAACGTAAGTACCCGGTGCTTTACATGCACGATGGTCAAAACCTGTTTGATAATTATACTTCGGGTTACGGCGAATGGGGCGTTGATGAACTGATGGATAAAGTGCCCGAAAAAGACCAGTGTATTATTATAGGTATAGATCATGGCGGCGATTACCGCATTAGTGAATACAACCCCTACGATTCTAAATATGGCAAAGGCCAGGGTGATGCTTATGTGGAATTTCTGGTAAAAACGTTGAAGCCTTATATAGATCAACATTATAAAACGCTTACTGATGCCGGACACACAGCAATTGCAGGCAGCTCGATGGGAGGATTGATCTCTATGTATGCCGAATTAAAATATCGTGAAGTATTCGGACAGGCGGGTATTTTCTCACCGGCATTCTGGATAGCGCCGCCTATTTATGATTTCGCCCAAAAACAAAAAGTAAATGCCAAGGCCCGTTTCTATTTTGTATGTGGAGATGCTGAAAGCGATGATATGGTAGCCGATATGCAAAAGATGGCAGAGCTGATGCAGGCTAAAGGCATCAACAAAGTAAGTACACCAACCGTTATTATAAAAGGAGCTCAACATAACGAGAAACAATGGAATGGCGATTTCCCTGCGTTTTATAGCTGGCTGGTGGAAGGATTTAAGTAG